In the genome of Pelmatolapia mariae isolate MD_Pm_ZW linkage group LG4, Pm_UMD_F_2, whole genome shotgun sequence, the window AAGATGGCTGAAGAGGGATCCATCAGTACATACAGCCTGTTTGAAAACAGTTGACTCTTCATCAAGGACTGCAACAAGGCATCAAACTCACAAAAAACTCTGTAGGACCAACTCACAAATAAAGCATTATGTCCATGAAAACTGtctacagtgctgtgcaaaatgtGGAatatacagattaaaaatgaaaatcttaCAAATAATTTTATGCAAAAGCACATTTGTTTTAAGTAATTAGAAATTGTTATCAGAAAACTTATTAGTCGGTCTTATATTAAAGCCTCAGGcccataaaaaaaatttaaaacttTCATGTAATGATGGCATTAAGACAGtcatattttttcctttcatctTGAAACAGCTATTTGTTTAATCTCAGCTGGTGGCCTACAGTAAAAAGAGCTTTCCACATgtcataaatgtttttatagGCGTGTTTCGGTAGCTGTTGATTAAAAAGTAAGAGACCAGACACGTACCCTGACTTGGTAGTTTGGAACAATAGTGACCTCAGAGATGTATCGCTCAACAAGAGGGGGGAAACCGATTTCTAGCTCTGCCTGGAGGCCACCGTTTCGCCCCCTCATGACCCGAGACTTCTTGCACCAGGGAACAAAGTGCTGATACTGGTCCACACTGGCCACCACACTGTACATCTGCTCTGGAGTATACCTGAACACACAGTCACATGAAACCAGAAACACTTCAGTTTCTATCCTCTGCATCCATTTTTTTTAGGTTTATACAGAACCCAAATAAATTCTGTAGACTGCTATACAAGTTAAAAGGATTAAACTAACGCTCATCAGCTCTGCCTGAAATATGACCCCAAAACACGGTTCACTTTAAAACTAATTGCACATAGTAAAAGGTACTCAGACAAGACTCAAGTTTTTAGCATTTCTTAAAGTAAGCCATTATCTGtcattttgtttacatttcacaTAATTATTTTAGTTCTTTTGCAAGGGGGCACTCACCCCAATGTCCGACACTCAGTGTACTCCATCCTGCGGTTACTGATGGGAGCTGCCAGGTTAATGAAGCTTCGGCTTGGTGTGCTTACACAGGTACTGGGGCAGAACTGGAGGCTTGCCCTTCTTGCTTCCAGGATCCCACAAGAACTTAAGACCCTGAGGAGAGGAAATCATATTTGTGAGCTCTTTAATCATCTGTTCAATCCCTATGCTAAAATCCCACAATATTTTAATGTATGGCCATCACAGTATTTTTTCCCCACAGGCAATGCCAAACATGTATGCTAACATTCATTGTATGTAGTATCAGAAAAGCCAGAGTGCCATGTCTGTTAAATGTGCATCTTAAGCATTGGTTCACTTACTTTTTTCAAATACTACAAATTAAAGCTACCATTCCTAAAAAAATGTACAAGATTAAACTATATTTGAATTATCCTGTGACCAATAAAACAAGCGCAACTGCAAATGCCCGTTACTCAAACACCCACCTGGGCAAACCTTGGTTTTAAAATTCCTTTGACTCACCTGAAATTTGCTCTTTTAGTGTTTCCCCGGACAACCTTTGAAGAGTGGGCTTCAGATAGCTCCAGCAGCGCTTTGAGGAGAACAGGAGTCGTCTTGTTGGTCATTTTTCCCCCTAGTTTGGTGGTGACGCGTACTAAAGTGTTCAAACCAGCTGTAGTAACCGGGCTTTGTTCCGAATGAAGAGCCGCACCGCTTATCTAATAAAAGAGCAGTGACGTAACGGGAAGCGCGGTAGCCTTTGGCCAATCAGGTCACTTTGAGGTGAACTTTAAATCACCGGCGATTTAAGACAGCAATACTTCCTAAATTAGAACAAAAAATAGCTAGGCTACTCTCAAAAtgtggagtttttttgttttttgtttgtttgtttgtgtcacaAAAGGTCAATTTACACAGATAGACAGTTACAAAAATATTGGGCAATAGGATCTATATTCTCAATGGATTTCTGTTTTGCTCTTTCTTATTACGGTTTCCGGGTTGAATCACGTGTTTCCTCAAAAATGTGTGCAAATGCCTTAGAAGTAGATTTTGTATCGTTTAGTATGTATTTGTGAAGTGATACTAGGACCAACTATAGTTGCATAGCCTTATATATAACCCACATGTTGAAAAGGCAGGGCCACATTCAGTCAGCTGCATGAACCCTAGGGTTAATTTGTGACTGAATTAAAGTGTTTGACAACCAAGTTCAAAAAACTTTTTAAGGTTTCAGAGATCAAGCCAACTCCAGTCCAGGAAAGCACATGCTGTGCGCACATGATGAACTTGGACTTTAATACAGAGTAATAAAGGTAAAGTTCACAGTGACTGTAGAGGTAATGTTTAATGTAGAAGTAGGCTAGCTTTGGCAGAGGAGAAAAACTAGATTTAGTTTTCATACATTATACAACAGCTGTTGCCTAATTCTTACTACACAGATCTCCATAATACAGCTGACACTTGAAAGTCAGCATGCCTTTAGGTATTGCTGAATTAAGTGGCTATGAGGTAACACAGCGAGAAGAGGTGGTGCAAGATCCAGTTAAGTATCTTCGAGAGTGGAATTAGGGCACTTGAGAAGGGAAGGGTTTAAGAAGCACCATTAGTCTTATTAAGGACAGGTCAGAAACTTCTAGGTGCAGACAAGATAACCTGTCTCATGTTAGAATAGGAACTACTCATGGGCTTAACAACCCCAGACTGAGCCAGACAGAACGAATGGATGCTGTGCCAGCTGGTCCTCCTTCAGTCTTTATACATTTAACTTTACAGAGTTCATTGCTTTAAAAGCTAAACGTCAGTATGTTAAGATTATCCCTGTAATCTATTATAACACAACaagatttctttattttccttaGTATTTAAAACTCCTaagatttcatttaaaatggaaagCCACTCAAGGCCGTTCTTTGTTTCCCTGATCCTGAAACATAATTTCTATTAgcctttgtcttttttaatgtcactgctgtttaaaaATTTCACTGAAATAGTATTTTTTGTACTTGCATTTTAGTAGCTATATATAATCGTTGACAAGCCTGTAGTCAATCAGCTGATAGATATTATCATAAACCCTTTGTAATGGGTACATAAGAAAATTTGCCTACAACATACAGGCTTCTGGGATAAAACACACTTGTTAAATTTCCAGTGTTATGATGTAATTATCTATAAATTaggtcatttgtttgttttctgtgggAATACATATGATCAGTGGACAGAGTTAGTCAGAACTAGCTGTATAAATGGACACTGTTGCACAATTTGACTGTTTCACATAATCCCTTACATAACAATGAATACTTGTGAAATATGCTTTATGATACTTTATCTGCATTATCAAATAGTCACAGCAGTTTTCCCTTACTACAGACAGAGATAATGTGCAGGGGCCACAATAGCACCTGTAGATAAATTCACAAAAAGTATACAAGACAAATTATTCAAGTTATTTCAGGTATTTAGAaacttaatttatttatatattctttACATATTTATGCCAAAATGGGAAATGTAAAGCAAGCATTTAAGTAAGCTATAGAAAAGAAACATATAGTGTCTGTCATTCATACAGAAGTCCCCTAAATGACCATTTGTGCTTAAAACAGCAAATCAAAAATTGCCTACGAAAACTTTGCACACAGTGTTTTGACTTTTATAATGAACGCAGTGATTTGAAGCACAATAGCCCCGAGTAAAAATATGCAAGCTAGTGTGGGTGGAACTAGAGGAATGCAGAAACTGCTCTATCGCTCAAGCATCAGGCATAAGCCTTATCAAAAATGTCTCCACCAACTAGAACATAgtctatttttacatttttgttttatgatAAGGAGTACTATGTTTAGGCCTTACACAAAAATAGAACATGGAGTGGATCCTGTGAACTCTACTCTAGACTTCAGGAGTCAAGGGTATTTGAGCAAAACATTAACCCGTGTAcataaagtaaaacaggaacaaCATTTACACACGAAGTGATGCAGTCGTTACAAAATTATTGCTCCTCAGTTGAGAAAATGATTTTGCTCATAGCACTGATGTATGATTCATCTGGTTCTGTGACCTTCAGTTGGGTTAGAGGTGGCCCAGTAGTGCTGGTGAAGTATCTGAAGGCAGGGCTAGGTGACTGGATGGCATCTAGAAATAccttcaggaaaaaaacaaacacataaaagtATACATGTttagaaatttaaataaattttataCATATGTGTGGTTAGCACATGAAAGCTCACTCATTTATTTGAGCTCTAAAATGATCAATGTCTGGGTTAAATCACTGAATGATTAGTGTTGAGGGatgtattaattttattttaacagaaaaaagaaaatgattcagtgtattttaaaatgatttaatattacTTAAACTCCTTTCTTATTTTGCATGCCAGCCTGCAAACATAATATGTTATTTCAGGGCGTGTATTGTGGATGTAAAAGGCCAACTATGGACAACAATTGTCATACTTAAAATGCATTGTCCCTATAAAATTAAGCAAATGTAATTAAATGTTGCCACTGTTTAAAACCTCAAATAGAAAATGAACTCTTTTCATTGTTAATGAAGTTGTGATTTTCTGTAAACATGGAACATACCTTCACAATATCCTCAGTGTCTTGTGCAGCATTTTGGAAAACAGATCTACAGTGCTGCAGGTATTTTTCATACAGCCTTAGTGTCTGGGTATCAACCTGTTGGAGAGATGTATCACCAAGCTCCGTCTTCTGCAGGTTGACCAAGAAGTCGGTGTTGACTGGACCACACTCAATGAGACTCACACTGTAGGATGTAGCATTTGGACTTGACAATTTTATACACACAAGTAGTCTTTCAACTAATAAGACAACATGCAGCCAACTTATGAAACTTACTGAATGTTGAAGTGTTGCAGGAGGATAGCCAAACTCTCACATGCTCCCTCTATTGCAAATTTACTGGCACAGTAGACCTCGTTAAATGGGAGCCCTATAAGAAACTCAAGAAGCTTATTTTGGAAATTTTATGCATGGTAACAAGTATCAACATGATCTAATTATAGGGTTTCCATCAAATCACTACAAAAACTGCACATGCGGAACATTGTTGACATTCCTCAACCATCTGCACTTCTCACCATGAAGGCCTCCGGTGCTGCCAGTGACCAGAATGCGTCCCTGACTCTGAGCCTTCATCTTTGGCAGGAATGCCTGGATGGTCTGGATGGTACCTAGGAGGTTAACCTCCAGGATGTGCCTCATTGAGTTCAAAGACTGCACCTCCAGTGGCCCCATCAAACCCACACCAGCATTACACACTGTAAATAGCGAGGATAAGCACATCAACCCACTCAAATCACATTTTCCAATCCTAATCGGAACACACTGGCATGGGTCCATACCCAGAATGTTTATGCGTTTTTCCACAATCCTATCTCTTGCATCCAGGATGGACTGCCGATCGGTCACATCCATTTGGAGTATGTCCAAAGTGTCCCTGTGCAGGCCTTTCACGCTCTCTAAAAGACGCTCCTTTTTGGACAAGTTTCTCATTGTTGCATACACTGAACAGAAAGCTTCAGTTAATGATGAGTTTAAATGTGTATGTAAAAAGGAATTTACAGAGTAGAACCCCAAGGAGGTGAATGGTTTTCACACAACATTTAATTAACAATGTGCATGGAAGATTCATCTGCTAAGTTATTTGTGTAAGTCACACAAAATTGCATAGTGTACATCATCTTAGTGGTTTTAATGGTTCTTAAAAGCCAGTCTTTAATTTAATGTATATTTTCAAAGAGAAGATTGACACATACACAGCTCTGGTTACCTTTGAATGTTTTG includes:
- the si:ch73-141c7.1 gene encoding coenzyme Q-binding protein COQ10 homolog, mitochondrial — protein: MTNKTTPVLLKALLELSEAHSSKVVRGNTKRANFRVLSSCGILEARRASLQFCPSTCVSTPSRSFINLAAPISNRRMEYTECRTLGYTPEQMYSVVASVDQYQHFVPWCKKSRVMRGRNGGLQAELEIGFPPLVERYISEVTIVPNYQVRAVCTDGSLFSHLETIWRFSPGDRNAADSCKVEFYVSFEFKSLLHSQLASVFFDEVVKQMVGAFESRAAKLYTNQEEVPLRRRSA
- the hsd17b1 gene encoding estradiol 17-beta-dehydrogenase 1, encoding MDKKVVLITGCSSGIGLSLAVRLASDPDKTFKVYATMRNLSKKERLLESVKGLHRDTLDILQMDVTDRQSILDARDRIVEKRINILVCNAGVGLMGPLEVQSLNSMRHILEVNLLGTIQTIQAFLPKMKAQSQGRILVTGSTGGLHGLPFNEVYCASKFAIEGACESLAILLQHFNIHVSLIECGPVNTDFLVNLQKTELGDTSLQQVDTQTLRLYEKYLQHCRSVFQNAAQDTEDIVKVFLDAIQSPSPAFRYFTSTTGPPLTQLKVTEPDESYISAMSKIIFSTEEQ